A single Cannabis sativa cultivar Pink pepper isolate KNU-18-1 chromosome 7, ASM2916894v1, whole genome shotgun sequence DNA region contains:
- the LOC115697631 gene encoding uncharacterized zinc finger CCHC domain-containing protein At4g19190, producing MEGEEGEGIRLSKRFPSEKGGEVDYKTKSGTAWSHSYLNQKPWHPLSYPNQRRKWIAEQTHANHERRAEEVAREYAQEQEFFRQAAMVSKKEQEKLEIMKAVSFMYVRPPGYNAESAKAAEIAEERRMEEQNNPNADEASASIPSESIPAKAEEKKKRRPKDVFGRSLPTGEEFEILKNAPRLETGVAGRAKPFGVEIRNVKCVRCGTFGHQSGDRECPLKDVIMPNEQSRLKRDDPLTAILAHIDPSEPLKWELKQKPGISPPRGGFKLDDPNQQIVAEDIFDEYGGFLSGGIPELLTNFPGKSKDKSRKKKKHKRQILSPNVEESEENEFSSTSEDEERRSRKKKHAKNKKKSKKRRSHYETNTSDVSEYDAHNEKSNHMDYHTSEESDGNRHHHSSTKSKSRIKLLYANSDDYRHGRSDRSRHKKLTSKESDCDRHHYSRHKQSYDSSDDSDDQFRSKNKHKRSYSHQDSYTERQQRSGKHRHKRDHLNSDERRHHHHQRHHHHHP from the exons ATGGAAGGTGAAGAAGGAGAAGGGATAAGACTTAGCAAGAGATTCCCTTCGGAAAAAGGAGGAGAAGTCGATTACAAGACCAAGTCAGGCACCGCGTGGAGCCACTCGTACCTGAACCAGAAGCCGTGGCACCCACTTTCCTATCCTAACCAACGCCGCAAATGGATCGCCGAACAGACCCACGCCAATCACGAACGCCGAGCCGAAGAGGTCGCTCGCGAG TATGCTCAAGAACAAGAATTCTTTCGCCAAGCTGCTATGGTATCCAAAAAAGAGCAAGAAAAG TTGGAGATAATGAAAGCTGTGAGCTTCATGTATGTTCGGCCACCGGGTTACAATGCTGAAAGTGCTAAAGCAGCAGAGATTGCTGAGGAAAGGAGAATGGAGGAGCAAAACAACCCTAATGCAGATGAGGCCTCCGCTTCAAT ACCGTCAGAATCTATACCGGCTAAAgctgaagaaaagaagaaacgAAGGCCAAAAGATGTTTTCGGGCGCTCGTTGCCTACTGGAGAGGAATTTGAAATCTTGAAAAATGCTCCACG GTTGGAGACTGGTGTTGCTGGAAGGGCTAAACCATTTGGAGTTGAAATACGCAATGTTAAATGTGTTAGATGTGGAACTTTTGGTCACCAAAGTGGTGATCGTGAATGTCCATTGAAAGATGTTATAATGCCTAATGAACAGAGCCGGTTGAAGAGAGATGACCCCTTGACTGCGATCCTTGCCCACATAGATCCTAGTGAG CCTCTAAAGTGGGAGCTAAAGCAAAAACCAGGCATTAGTCCTCCCCGTGGAGGCTTTAAGTTAGATGATCCCAACCAACAAATAGTTGCGGAGGATATATTTGATGAGTATGGAG GCTTCCTCAGCGGAGGTATCCCTGAGTTACTTACTAACTTCCCAGGCAAATCTAAGGATAAGTCCAGGAAGAAGAAAAAGCACAAAAGGCAAATATTATCTCCTAATGTTGAGGAGTCAGAGGAAAATGAGTTTTCTTCTACTTCTGAGGACGAAGAAAGGAGATCGAGGAAAAAGAAACATGCAAAGAACAAGAAGAAAAGTAAAAAGAGGCGAAGTCATTATGAAACAAATACTTCAGATGTTTCAGAGTATGATGCGCATAATGAAAAGAGCAATCACATGGATTATCATACATCAGAAGAATCTGATGGCAACCGGCATCATCATTCGAGTACCAAAAGCAAAAGCAGAATAAAACTTCTGTATGCAAATTCCGATGATTATAGGCATGGTAGAAGTGACAGAAGCAGGCATAAGAAGCTAACATCAAAAGAGTCCGACTGTGATAGGCATCATTATAGCAGACACAAGCAGTCTTATGATTCATCTGACGATTCTGATGACCAATTTAGAAGTAAGAACAAGCATAAGCGTTCTTATTCACACCAAGATTCATACACTGAGAGACAGCAACGAAGTGGTAAACATAGACATAAAAGGGACCATTTGAACTCCGACGAACGTCGGCATCATCACCACCAACGACACCATCATCACCATCCTTAG
- the LOC133039861 gene encoding uncharacterized protein LOC133039861: MTSNIAESLNAANLAARELPITTLMESLRALIQQWTYTNRKKAQKTTTFLTPTAEKKLVDNFVDSLTENVKPINETMFEVVELTRSWVINLKEKTCSYNRFQLDELPCAHALAVIKEMNLNVYNYCSGYYTTRTWLETYSGSTYPVHNHTTWDVPQNIKDIIVLPPNQKIRSGRPRKRRFLSEWDTKKHNRCSKCGQHGHNRKTCNNQAIK; the protein is encoded by the exons atgacttcaaacattgctgaatctctaaatgcagcaaacttggcagctagagagctaccaatcacaacactgatggagtcattgagagcattgatacaacaatggacatacacaaacaggaaaaaagcacagaaaacaacaacatttttaacacctacagcagagaagaaattagtcgacaactttgtggactcattgacagaaaat GTAAAACCAATAAACGAGACCATGTTCGAAGTCGTTGAACTAACCAGATCATGGGTCATCAACCTCAAGGAGAAAACATGCAGTTACAACAGATTCCAACTTGACGAGTTACCGTgtgctcatgcgcttgctgttataaaagagatgaacttgaatGTTTACAACTACTGTTCAGGTTATTACACCACACgaacatggcttgaaacatacagcggctcaacatatccggtacacaatcacacaacatgggatgtgccacaaaacataaaagatatcattgttctgccaccaaaccaaaaaataagatctggaagaccaaggaaacgaaggtttttatctgaatgggatacaaaaaaacataacaggtgcagcaaatgtggtcaacacggacacaatcgaaagacatgcaacaatcaagcaataaaatag
- the LOC133039862 gene encoding uncharacterized protein LOC133039862 — protein sequence MAITRSSSSPSPVLKQKSKMGKKTLANKSKGKRPILEDYDSDFDAPMPKRGRPHSSKKTKLNLEEHTVPEISGKKTLASAEDRTQVWDYKFSPSDFYRSKCVCTSVFSVIDNIKNTLSVNLLSLFRQTQFGHFLDMPEFVFHP from the exons ATCCCCTTCTCCAGTTCTCAAACAAAAATCGAAAATGGGCAAGAAAACTTTGGCgaacaaatccaagggtaaACGCCCGATCCTTGAAGATTATGATTCTGATTTTGATGCTCCAATGCCCAAGCGTGGGAGACCCCATtcttcgaagaaaacgaagctcaACTTGGAGGAGCACACGGTTCCAGAAATTTCTGGGAAAAAAACTCTTGCATCTGCTGAAGATCGAACTCAG GTTTGGGACTATAAATTTAGTCCTTCTGATTTTTATAGATCTAAGTGTGTATGCACCAGTGTTTTTTCCGTGATAGATAATATTAAGAACACTTTATCTGTTAATTTGCTTTCTTTGTTTCGTCAAACTCAGTTTGGGCATTTTCTGGATATGCCTGAGTTTGTTTTTCATCCGTAA